Proteins encoded within one genomic window of Calonectris borealis chromosome 1, bCalBor7.hap1.2, whole genome shotgun sequence:
- the NCAPD2 gene encoding condensin complex subunit 1 isoform X1 → MAAAWEFHLPLAPADLLRDGGPGRYVVQEVLPARELPPALVAFRTAFRARGALAVLQHFDPLYSLLHHFRAVGTAVKEDALELMMHVVSHHSNELPAILGDSGLSHADRAAHLNALKMNCYLLTGLVDAFEMETCKSRLLEVDPGGKNKKNHTKISGSFWEEEREPLLRLLTQLLQLDLRQLWGGLVVEEEFVSLMTGSCYRILENSSICLQKYRATREAVMHLLAAALNHYDHMFSATLKITQMLQHFEHVAPVFAQAVSLWATEYGLKSLVGELLREIGQKCPQDLARDASGIKGYATFITELAEQIPALVLSNMSVLLRHLDGESYMMRNAILAAMAEVLVQVLNGDQLEEAARGTRDQFLNMLQAHICDINGFVRSRVLQLFTRIVQCKALPLTQFQSVVSLAVGRLKDKSVVVVKNAIQLLAAFLSNNPFSCKLSCTDLAEPLKKEMQKLQEMRDHGRSTAAPEITPEEEWEAMLPEVRAATQQLFQSLQEGEEEVLEVEETVEGTSEQITGLLRKLNYKSAARLTQKALCRFQGKEPFSGPTEENEEATILGILKRLYTGSCPGENSGDPPRGNSHLETEEVVPEEQPQTELVKQEMLVQYLQDAYNFSVKITEALSLISKMMYENCVSVVQEAIEFFVTVSQFGVPQAVVGVRRMLPLIWSKEPGIKEAVLNAYRRLYLSPSGESERARAQGLVNSLSLIMVDASLGMIQCLEEIISEFVQKDEIKPAVIQLLWERFTEKSQCSSLERRAAVMLLGMMARGKPEIIGSNLDVLVTVGLSEKVCEDYRLAQEVCNAISKLAGNPKPALGKNNAPFRLPQNHMLFGCLSETVSKGFAQPSGHWIPFMEAAVMLIYKLAEGAEEICAQILQACGQQALEKLQEADGQKADPGVSPSRVSDDASSLPTFLLMHLVSLVGQVALQQVAYLEVSVSAELRRRRILREEEKTKKHSDSSTKKQRPRSTGNETTMEEELGLVGASADDTEAELIRSICEAELLDGKHLFSAFVPLVLKICNNPGLYSDSALSAAAALSLGKVCMISSEFCDSHLRLLFTMMEKSTLPGVRSNLIIAAGDLAIRFPNLVEPWTPHLYARLRDPCPSVRQTAGLVMTHLILKDMVKVKGQVSEMATLLIDPEEAIMGVAQNFFSELSNKGNAIYNLLPDIISRLSDPNCGIEEESFHTIMRHLFSYITKDKQTESLVEKLCQRFRTARTERQYRDLSHCLTLLPLSERGIHKLQDNFDCFADKLQDPAVYSCFQTVLARFRRAGGKPETKALAEELEQKLSASRNRGLDSTETCQEGSGTPMPEPAKRKPTGSSRRQPLSTANRDEDFVTPQPRTLRNHKRAQKRPPPKKPTITFSSDEENSSEDELSAELKEEETPTKTTPITRSSARRLR, encoded by the exons ATGGCGGCGGCCTGGGAGTTCCACCTGCCCCTCGCCCCCGCCGACCTGCTGCGGGACGGCGGCCCTGGGCGCTACGTCGTGCAAGAGGTGCTGCCCGCCCGCGAGCTGCCGCCCGCCCTCGTAG CCTTCCGGACCGCCTTCCGGGCGCGGGGCGCGCTGGCAGTGCTGCAGCACTTCGACCCCCTCTACAGCTTGCTCCA CCACTTCCGAGCTGTGGGGACTGCTGTCAAGGAGGATGCCCTGGAGCTGATGATGCACG TGGTGTCCCATCATTCCAATGAACTTCCTGCCATCTTGGGTGATTCTGGGCTGAGCCATGCAGACCGCGCTGCTCACCTCAACGCTCTCAAGATGAACTGCTATTTGCTGACTGGATTGGTGGATGCCTTTGAAATGGAAACCTGCAAGAGTCGCTTGTTGGAGGTGGATCCTGGTGGGAAG AACAAGAAGAACCATACCAAGATCTCTGGATCCttttgggaagaggagagggagccGCTCTTACGGCTGCTCacgcagctcctgcagctggatCTCCGTCAGCTTTGGGGTGGTTTGGTGGTGGAAGAAGAGTTTGTCAG CTTAATGACAGGAAGCTGCTACCGTATCCTGGAGAATTCAAGCATCTGTCTTCAGAAGTACCGGGCCACACGGGAAGCTGTGATGCATCTGCTTGCTGCAGCTCTGAATCACTATGATCACATGTTCA GTGCCACTCTGAAGATCACGCAGATGCTGCAGCACTTTGAACATGTAGCCCCAGTGTTTGCACAGGCTGTGAGCCTCTGGGCTACAGAGTATGGTCTGAAAAGCCTGGTGGGTGAATTGCTAAG GGAAATCGGACAGAAATGTCCGCAGGATCTGGCTCGTGATGCTTCTGGAATCAAGGGTTATGCTACCTTTATAACTGAACTGGCTGAACAGATTCCAGCTCTGGTGCTATCCAACATGAGCGTTCTCCTGCGTCACTTGGATGGGGAG AGTTATATGATGCGAAATGCCATTCTGGCGGCTATGGCAGAAGTGCTGGTGCAGGTGCTGAATGGTGACCAGCTGGAGGAAGCCGCCCGTGGTACTCGGGACCAGTTCCTGAATATGCTGCAGGCCCACATCTGTGACATCAATGGCTTTGTGCGCAGCCGCGTGCTGCAGCTTTTCACTCGAATCGTTCAGTGCAAG GCCCTGCCTTTGACTCAGTTTCAGTCTGTGGTATCGCTGGCTGTTGGGCGTCTCAAAGACAAATCTGTGGTAGTAGTTAAAAATGCGATCCAGCTCCTGGCTGCGTTTTTGTCCAACAATCCCTTCTCCTGCAAG TTAAGCTGTACTGACTTGGCCGAGCCGCTGAAGAAAGAGATGCAGAAGCTGCAAGAAATGAGGGACCATGGCAGATCTACAGCAg ctccaGAAATCACCCCAGAGGAAGAGTGGGAAGCGATGCTGCCAGAAGTTCGGGCTGCCACACAGCAGCTCTTTCAATCActgcaggaaggggaagaggaggtgcTGGAAGTTGAGGAAACAGTGGAGGGTACATCGGAGCAAATCACTGGGCTGCTGAGGAAGCTGAATTACAA GAGTGCAGCCCGCCTTACGCAGAAGGCCCTGTGTCGCTTCCAGGGGAAGGAGCCCTTCAGTGGCCCCACAGAGGAAAACGAGGAGGCAACAATCCTGGGCATTCTGAAGAGACTTTACACAG GTTCATGCCCAGGTGAGAACAGTGGGGATCCTCCACGTGGCAACAGTCACCTTGAGACTGAAGAAGTTGTACCAGAAGAGCAGCCTCAAACAGAGCTGGTCAAACAGGAGATGTTGGTGCAATACCTGCAAGATGCTTACAACTTCTCAGTGAAAATCACAGAAGCCTTGAGTCTGATCAGCAAGATGATGTATGAAAACTGTGTCTCAG TGGTGCAGGAAGCCATTGAGTTCTTTGTGACAGTCTCGCAGTTTGGTGTGCCCCAGGCAGTGGTTGGAGTTCGCAGGATGCTCCCCCTCATATGGTCAAAAGAGCCTGGTATTAAGGAGGCTGTACTGAACGCTTACAGGCGGCTCTATCTGAGCCCCAGCGGGGAATCGGAGAG GGCCAGGGCACAGGGCCTGgtgaattctctctctctcatcatgGTGGATGCATCGCTAGGAATGATACAGTGCTTAGAAGAAATA atcTCGGAGTTTGTGCAGAAAGATGAAATAAAGCCTGCTGTGATCCAGCTGCTTTGGGAGCGATTCACAGAAAAATCTCAGTGCTCGTCACTAGAACGGCGTGCTGCCGTGATGCTGCTGGGGATGATGGCACG AGGGAAGCCAGAGATCATAGGTAGCAACCTGGATGTATTGGTGACAGTAGGGCTGTCTGAGAAAGTATGTGAAGACTATCGGCTGGCTCAAGAAGTATGCAATGCGATCTCCAAACTTGCCGGTAACCCTAAG CCAGCACTGGGGAAGAACAATGCCCCTTTTCGACTGCCACAGAACCACATGCTCTTTGGGTGCCTGAGTGAGACTGTGAGTAAAG GCTTTGCCCAGCCAAGTGGTCACTGGATCCCCTTCATGGAGGCAGCGGTAATGCTTATCTACAAGCTAGCAGAAGGGGCAGAGGAGATATGTGCTCAAATCCTGCAGGCGTGCGGTCAGCAAgctctggagaagctgcaggaggCTGATGGACAGAAAGCTG ATCCAGGGGTTTCTCCCAGCAGAGTCTCTGATGATGCTAGCAGCCTCCCCACATTCCTGCTGATGCACCTGGTGTCCCTTGTGGGACAGGTGGCACTGCAGCAGGTAGCGTATTTGGAAGTGTCAGTGAGTGCAGAGCTACGCAGACGCCGCATCctcagagaggaggagaaaaccaAGAAGCATTCTGACAGCAGCACGAAGAAGCAGAGACCCCGG AGCACAGGAAATGAGACCACTatggaggaggagctgggcctTGTGGGAGCCTCAGCTGATGACACCGAGGCTGAGCTCATCCGCAGTATTTGTGAGGCAGAACTTCTAGATG GGAAGCACCTGTTCTCTGCCTTTGTTCCACTGGTGCTCAAGATCTGCAACAACCCTGGGCTCTACAGTGATTCGGCGCTCTcggctgctgcagccctgagTCTTGGCAAAGTCTGCATGATCAG CTCTGAGTTCTGTGACTCTCACTTGCGCCTGCTGTTCACTATGATGGAGAAGTCCACTCTGCCTGGTGTGAGATCCAACCTCATCATTGCAGCAGGAGATCTGGCCATCCGTTTCCCCAACCTAGTGGAGCCTTGGACACCGCATCTCTATGCCAG GTTGCGGGACCCCTGCCCAAGCGTGAGGCAGACGGCTGGACTGGTGATGACTCACCTCATCCTCAAAGACATGGTAAAGGTGAAGGGCCAAGTGAGCGAAATGGCAACTCTGCTTATAGACCCAGAGGAGGCAATCATGGGAGTGGCTCAGAACTTTTTCAGTGAACTCTCCAACAAG GGTAATGCCATCTATAATCTGCTTCCAGACATAATCAGTCGTCTCTCAGATCCGAACTGCGGCATAGAGGAGGAATCCTTCCACACTATTATGAG aCATCTCTTCTCATATATTACAAAAGACAAACAGACAGAGAGCTTGGTGGAGAAACTTTGTCAGCGATTCCGGACTGCCAG AACTGAGCGTCAATATCGGGATCTGTCCCACTGCCTTACTCTGCTTCCCCTCTCGGAACGGGGCATTCACAAGCTGCAGGACAACTTTGACTGCTTTGCAGACAAGCTCCAAGACCCAGCTGTCTACAGTTGTTTCCAAACTGTGCTGGCTCGATTCCGCAGAGCAGGCGGCAAACCTGAGACTAAA GCTCTGGCTGAAGAGCTGGAGCAGAAGCTGTCTGCCTCCCGTAACCGAGGGCTGGATTCAACAGAGACATGCCAGGAAGGTAGTGGAACTCCAATGCCAGAGCCGGCCAAGCGGAAACCAACAGGAA gtTCTCGCCGCCAGCCCCTGAGCACAGCCAACAGGGATGAAGATTTTGTCACACCCCAGCCTCGCACCCTCCGAAACCATAAGCGTGCCCAAAAGCGGCCTCCACCCAAAAAACCTACTATCACCTTCTCCAGTGACGAGGAGAACAGCTCTGAGGACG AGCTATCGGCAGaattaaaagaggaagaaacccccaccaaaacaacTCCCATCACCAGATCTTCAGCCCGCCGGCTGCGCTGA
- the NCAPD2 gene encoding condensin complex subunit 1 isoform X4, protein MAAAWEFHLPLAPADLLRDGGPGRYVVQEVLPARELPPALVAFRTAFRARGALAVLQHFDPLYSLLHHFRAVGTAVKEDALELMMHVVSHHSNELPAILGDSGLSHADRAAHLNALKMNCYLLTGLVDAFEMETCKSRLLEVDPGGKNKKNHTKISGSFWEEEREPLLRLLTQLLQLDLRQLWGGLVVEEEFVSLMTGSCYRILENSSICLQKYRATREAVMHLLAAALNHYDHMFSATLKITQMLQHFEHVAPVFAQAVSLWATEYGLKSLVGELLREIGQKCPQDLARDASGIKGYATFITELAEQIPALVLSNMSVLLRHLDGESYMMRNAILAAMAEVLVQVLNGDQLEEAARGTRDQFLNMLQAHICDINGFVRSRVLQLFTRIVQCKALPLTQFQSVVSLAVGRLKDKSVVVVKNAIQLLAAFLSNNPFSCKLSCTDLAEPLKKEMQKLQEMRDHGRSTAAPEITPEEEWEAMLPEVRAATQQLFQSLQEGEEEVLEVEETVEGTSEQITGLLRKLNYKSAARLTQKALCRFQGKEPFSGPTEENEEATILGILKRLYTGSCPGENSGDPPRGNSHLETEEVVPEEQPQTELVKQEMLVQYLQDAYNFSVKITEALSLISKMMYENCVSVVQEAIEFFVTVSQFGVPQAVVGVRRMLPLIWSKEPGIKEAVLNAYRRLYLSPSGESERARAQGLVNSLSLIMVDASLGMIQCLEEIISEFVQKDEIKPAVIQLLWERFTEKSQCSSLERRAAVMLLGMMARGKPEIIGSNLDVLVTVGLSEKVCEDYRLAQEVCNAISKLAGNPKPALGKNNAPFRLPQNHMLFGCLSETVSKGFAQPSGHWIPFMEAAVMLIYKLAEGAEEICAQILQACGQQALEKLQEADGQKADPGVSPSRVSDDASSLPTFLLMHLVSLVGQVALQQVAYLEVSVSAELRRRRILREEEKTKKHSDSSTKKQRPRSTGNETTMEEELGLVGASADDTEAELIRSICEAELLDGKHLFSAFVPLVLKICNNPGLYSDSALSAAAALSLGKVCMISSEFCDSHLRLLFTMMEKSTLPGVRSNLIIAAGDLAIRFPNLVEPWTPHLYARLRDPCPSVRQTAGLVMTHLILKDMVKVKGQVSEMATLLIDPEEAIMGVAQNFFSELSNKT, encoded by the exons ATGGCGGCGGCCTGGGAGTTCCACCTGCCCCTCGCCCCCGCCGACCTGCTGCGGGACGGCGGCCCTGGGCGCTACGTCGTGCAAGAGGTGCTGCCCGCCCGCGAGCTGCCGCCCGCCCTCGTAG CCTTCCGGACCGCCTTCCGGGCGCGGGGCGCGCTGGCAGTGCTGCAGCACTTCGACCCCCTCTACAGCTTGCTCCA CCACTTCCGAGCTGTGGGGACTGCTGTCAAGGAGGATGCCCTGGAGCTGATGATGCACG TGGTGTCCCATCATTCCAATGAACTTCCTGCCATCTTGGGTGATTCTGGGCTGAGCCATGCAGACCGCGCTGCTCACCTCAACGCTCTCAAGATGAACTGCTATTTGCTGACTGGATTGGTGGATGCCTTTGAAATGGAAACCTGCAAGAGTCGCTTGTTGGAGGTGGATCCTGGTGGGAAG AACAAGAAGAACCATACCAAGATCTCTGGATCCttttgggaagaggagagggagccGCTCTTACGGCTGCTCacgcagctcctgcagctggatCTCCGTCAGCTTTGGGGTGGTTTGGTGGTGGAAGAAGAGTTTGTCAG CTTAATGACAGGAAGCTGCTACCGTATCCTGGAGAATTCAAGCATCTGTCTTCAGAAGTACCGGGCCACACGGGAAGCTGTGATGCATCTGCTTGCTGCAGCTCTGAATCACTATGATCACATGTTCA GTGCCACTCTGAAGATCACGCAGATGCTGCAGCACTTTGAACATGTAGCCCCAGTGTTTGCACAGGCTGTGAGCCTCTGGGCTACAGAGTATGGTCTGAAAAGCCTGGTGGGTGAATTGCTAAG GGAAATCGGACAGAAATGTCCGCAGGATCTGGCTCGTGATGCTTCTGGAATCAAGGGTTATGCTACCTTTATAACTGAACTGGCTGAACAGATTCCAGCTCTGGTGCTATCCAACATGAGCGTTCTCCTGCGTCACTTGGATGGGGAG AGTTATATGATGCGAAATGCCATTCTGGCGGCTATGGCAGAAGTGCTGGTGCAGGTGCTGAATGGTGACCAGCTGGAGGAAGCCGCCCGTGGTACTCGGGACCAGTTCCTGAATATGCTGCAGGCCCACATCTGTGACATCAATGGCTTTGTGCGCAGCCGCGTGCTGCAGCTTTTCACTCGAATCGTTCAGTGCAAG GCCCTGCCTTTGACTCAGTTTCAGTCTGTGGTATCGCTGGCTGTTGGGCGTCTCAAAGACAAATCTGTGGTAGTAGTTAAAAATGCGATCCAGCTCCTGGCTGCGTTTTTGTCCAACAATCCCTTCTCCTGCAAG TTAAGCTGTACTGACTTGGCCGAGCCGCTGAAGAAAGAGATGCAGAAGCTGCAAGAAATGAGGGACCATGGCAGATCTACAGCAg ctccaGAAATCACCCCAGAGGAAGAGTGGGAAGCGATGCTGCCAGAAGTTCGGGCTGCCACACAGCAGCTCTTTCAATCActgcaggaaggggaagaggaggtgcTGGAAGTTGAGGAAACAGTGGAGGGTACATCGGAGCAAATCACTGGGCTGCTGAGGAAGCTGAATTACAA GAGTGCAGCCCGCCTTACGCAGAAGGCCCTGTGTCGCTTCCAGGGGAAGGAGCCCTTCAGTGGCCCCACAGAGGAAAACGAGGAGGCAACAATCCTGGGCATTCTGAAGAGACTTTACACAG GTTCATGCCCAGGTGAGAACAGTGGGGATCCTCCACGTGGCAACAGTCACCTTGAGACTGAAGAAGTTGTACCAGAAGAGCAGCCTCAAACAGAGCTGGTCAAACAGGAGATGTTGGTGCAATACCTGCAAGATGCTTACAACTTCTCAGTGAAAATCACAGAAGCCTTGAGTCTGATCAGCAAGATGATGTATGAAAACTGTGTCTCAG TGGTGCAGGAAGCCATTGAGTTCTTTGTGACAGTCTCGCAGTTTGGTGTGCCCCAGGCAGTGGTTGGAGTTCGCAGGATGCTCCCCCTCATATGGTCAAAAGAGCCTGGTATTAAGGAGGCTGTACTGAACGCTTACAGGCGGCTCTATCTGAGCCCCAGCGGGGAATCGGAGAG GGCCAGGGCACAGGGCCTGgtgaattctctctctctcatcatgGTGGATGCATCGCTAGGAATGATACAGTGCTTAGAAGAAATA atcTCGGAGTTTGTGCAGAAAGATGAAATAAAGCCTGCTGTGATCCAGCTGCTTTGGGAGCGATTCACAGAAAAATCTCAGTGCTCGTCACTAGAACGGCGTGCTGCCGTGATGCTGCTGGGGATGATGGCACG AGGGAAGCCAGAGATCATAGGTAGCAACCTGGATGTATTGGTGACAGTAGGGCTGTCTGAGAAAGTATGTGAAGACTATCGGCTGGCTCAAGAAGTATGCAATGCGATCTCCAAACTTGCCGGTAACCCTAAG CCAGCACTGGGGAAGAACAATGCCCCTTTTCGACTGCCACAGAACCACATGCTCTTTGGGTGCCTGAGTGAGACTGTGAGTAAAG GCTTTGCCCAGCCAAGTGGTCACTGGATCCCCTTCATGGAGGCAGCGGTAATGCTTATCTACAAGCTAGCAGAAGGGGCAGAGGAGATATGTGCTCAAATCCTGCAGGCGTGCGGTCAGCAAgctctggagaagctgcaggaggCTGATGGACAGAAAGCTG ATCCAGGGGTTTCTCCCAGCAGAGTCTCTGATGATGCTAGCAGCCTCCCCACATTCCTGCTGATGCACCTGGTGTCCCTTGTGGGACAGGTGGCACTGCAGCAGGTAGCGTATTTGGAAGTGTCAGTGAGTGCAGAGCTACGCAGACGCCGCATCctcagagaggaggagaaaaccaAGAAGCATTCTGACAGCAGCACGAAGAAGCAGAGACCCCGG AGCACAGGAAATGAGACCACTatggaggaggagctgggcctTGTGGGAGCCTCAGCTGATGACACCGAGGCTGAGCTCATCCGCAGTATTTGTGAGGCAGAACTTCTAGATG GGAAGCACCTGTTCTCTGCCTTTGTTCCACTGGTGCTCAAGATCTGCAACAACCCTGGGCTCTACAGTGATTCGGCGCTCTcggctgctgcagccctgagTCTTGGCAAAGTCTGCATGATCAG CTCTGAGTTCTGTGACTCTCACTTGCGCCTGCTGTTCACTATGATGGAGAAGTCCACTCTGCCTGGTGTGAGATCCAACCTCATCATTGCAGCAGGAGATCTGGCCATCCGTTTCCCCAACCTAGTGGAGCCTTGGACACCGCATCTCTATGCCAG GTTGCGGGACCCCTGCCCAAGCGTGAGGCAGACGGCTGGACTGGTGATGACTCACCTCATCCTCAAAGACATGGTAAAGGTGAAGGGCCAAGTGAGCGAAATGGCAACTCTGCTTATAGACCCAGAGGAGGCAATCATGGGAGTGGCTCAGAACTTTTTCAGTGAACTCTCCAACAAG ACATAA